A genomic window from Ilyobacter polytropus DSM 2926 includes:
- a CDS encoding TRAP transporter permease: MSENDESIAEELLLEETGKIRNNRKIDRILISGISILWAVFQLALPKFLILDSVSTRAVHLTFAVVLAFLSIPAVKKPLKKLKFLHRIDYIPLSDMLLAFVSIGVILYIILDKGGIASRSGMPNQTDYIFGTSTVIIVLLAAYRMIGPALPIISILISTYAFMGPNMPGIFAFKGVSLTKYISQISLSTEGIYGIPLDVSANTVFLFVLLGALLDKVGAGQFFNDLSFSLLGKYKGGPAKASVVSSGLSGLISGSSIANVVTTGTFTIPLMKKAGYPAKIAAATEVAASTNGQLMPPIMGAAAFIIAEYLGISYIEVIKAAAVPAFVSYFALFYITHLEALKLGLKGLPKADLPNFFKTVKSGGHYLIPLGMLVYELMVMRHSPKLSAFNAIMVLFVVALVQEIFRSNKRGEGFVTGLNNGIKLITSGLINGSRNMMGVALATAAAGIVVGVVSMGIGSMIVQIVEVLSQGNIFLLLFITAIASLILGMGLPTTATYIVMASITVPVIIKLSAVYALNPVAPVAAHLFCFYFGILADDTPPVGLAAYTAAAIAESDPIATGVQGFIYDLRTAVIPFMFVFNPDLVLVGIDNWPEALLIFGMACLGAFAFTSLAQGWFLVKNRWYELPLFAIITVILFFPGIIPILFKLPMESRYYYYGIGLILYGVVYLMQNVRKKGELAACMSE, from the coding sequence ATGTCTGAAAATGATGAAAGTATAGCAGAAGAGCTTTTGCTAGAAGAAACTGGTAAAATAAGAAACAACAGAAAAATAGATAGAATATTAATATCTGGGATATCAATTTTATGGGCGGTATTTCAGTTGGCATTACCTAAATTTTTAATACTAGACAGTGTTTCTACAAGGGCTGTACATCTCACATTTGCAGTTGTATTAGCTTTTTTAAGTATTCCTGCAGTTAAGAAACCCCTGAAAAAATTGAAGTTTTTACACAGAATAGACTATATTCCGCTGTCTGACATGCTGCTTGCCTTTGTGTCTATAGGGGTAATCCTTTATATAATTTTAGACAAGGGAGGGATAGCGTCGAGATCTGGGATGCCAAACCAGACTGACTATATTTTTGGAACAAGTACAGTTATAATTGTACTTTTAGCAGCATATAGAATGATCGGGCCGGCCTTGCCGATAATATCCATACTGATATCAACATATGCCTTTATGGGGCCTAATATGCCCGGAATATTTGCTTTCAAAGGGGTGTCCCTTACAAAATATATCAGTCAGATATCTTTATCCACAGAAGGGATATACGGAATCCCGTTGGATGTTTCAGCAAACACGGTATTTTTGTTTGTACTACTTGGAGCACTCCTTGATAAAGTCGGGGCAGGGCAGTTTTTTAACGATCTATCATTCTCTTTGTTGGGTAAATACAAGGGTGGACCTGCAAAAGCCTCTGTTGTATCAAGTGGCTTAAGTGGACTTATTTCTGGATCAAGTATAGCAAATGTTGTTACTACGGGAACCTTTACAATTCCTTTGATGAAAAAAGCCGGATATCCCGCCAAAATAGCTGCAGCTACAGAAGTTGCCGCAAGTACAAATGGTCAACTGATGCCACCTATAATGGGAGCCGCCGCCTTTATCATAGCCGAATATCTAGGAATCTCATATATAGAAGTGATAAAAGCAGCAGCGGTGCCGGCCTTTGTATCATACTTTGCTTTATTTTACATAACTCATTTAGAAGCTTTAAAATTGGGCTTAAAGGGTCTTCCAAAAGCCGATCTTCCTAACTTTTTTAAGACGGTTAAATCAGGGGGACACTATTTGATACCTCTTGGGATGCTAGTATATGAACTTATGGTAATGAGACATTCTCCAAAACTTTCAGCTTTCAATGCTATAATGGTTTTATTTGTTGTGGCTCTTGTACAGGAAATATTCAGATCCAATAAGAGGGGTGAAGGATTTGTAACAGGATTAAATAACGGAATAAAACTTATTACAAGTGGACTAATAAATGGGTCTAGAAATATGATGGGGGTAGCCCTAGCTACAGCTGCAGCCGGTATAGTGGTTGGAGTGGTTTCCATGGGAATAGGTAGTATGATAGTACAAATAGTAGAAGTGCTATCCCAAGGAAATATTTTCTTACTTTTATTCATAACAGCAATTGCGAGTCTAATACTTGGCATGGGACTTCCTACTACTGCAACTTATATAGTTATGGCTTCAATTACAGTTCCTGTGATTATCAAACTGAGTGCAGTTTATGCACTTAATCCAGTAGCCCCAGTAGCTGCACATTTATTCTGTTTTTACTTTGGAATTTTAGCTGATGACACTCCACCTGTGGGACTAGCTGCATATACTGCAGCAGCAATAGCTGAATCTGATCCCATTGCAACAGGTGTTCAAGGATTTATATATGATTTAAGAACAGCTGTAATCCCATTTATGTTTGTGTTTAATCCTGACCTGGTTCTTGTAGGGATAGATAACTGGCCTGAAGCGTTACTAATATTCGGGATGGCATGTTTGGGAGCATTTGCATTCACAAGTCTTGCTCAAGGGTGGTTCCTTGTTAAAAACAGGTGGTATGAATTACCGTTATTTGCAATTATAACAGTAATTTTGTTTTTTCCAGGAATAATACCCATACTGTTTAAACTTCCTATGGAAAGTAGATATTACTATTATGGTATCGGCCTGATATTATATGGAGTAGTCTATTTGATGCAAAATGTTAGAAAAAAAGGTGAATTAGCGGCATGCATGAGTGAGTAA
- a CDS encoding TAXI family TRAP transporter solute-binding subunit, translating into MKKFLLGTAVSLILALGFVGCGGSEKSDSATTNKKQFVTIGTGGVTGVYYPTGGAISKMINKKEDYNIKATVESTAGSVYNINAVLAGDLDFGVAQSDRQYQAYFGKAEWESRGAQSDLRSVFSIHPEAITLVASSEAGINSAKDLKGKKVNIGNVGSGQLQNSLDVLGTLGFSEDDIKAENVKAVEAPGLLQDERIDAFFYTVGHPSGAIKEATSGRVKVKIVPIVGSEIEELIKEKPYYAKAKIEAKNYPNAVNEEDIDSVGVKATFVTSAEESEEIVYAITKEVFENFEEFKKLHPAYSVLTKESMLQGLSAPLHKGAIKYYKEVGLDKFINSDLM; encoded by the coding sequence ATGAAAAAGTTTTTATTAGGAACAGCAGTATCTTTAATTTTGGCACTTGGATTTGTAGGCTGTGGTGGTTCAGAAAAGTCAGACTCGGCAACAACCAATAAAAAACAGTTTGTCACCATAGGAACAGGTGGAGTAACTGGAGTTTATTATCCTACAGGCGGGGCAATAAGTAAAATGATCAATAAAAAAGAAGACTACAATATCAAGGCGACGGTAGAATCTACAGCAGGGTCTGTATATAATATTAATGCAGTTTTAGCAGGAGACCTTGATTTTGGAGTGGCTCAGTCTGATAGACAGTATCAAGCATATTTTGGTAAAGCTGAGTGGGAATCAAGAGGAGCTCAGAGTGATCTTAGATCAGTATTTTCAATTCACCCGGAAGCAATTACTTTAGTAGCATCATCAGAAGCAGGGATAAATTCAGCAAAGGATCTAAAAGGTAAAAAAGTTAATATCGGAAATGTAGGATCTGGTCAGCTACAAAACTCGTTAGATGTTCTTGGAACGCTCGGGTTCTCAGAAGATGATATAAAAGCAGAAAATGTAAAAGCTGTGGAAGCACCTGGGCTACTTCAAGATGAAAGAATAGATGCATTTTTCTATACAGTAGGACATCCTAGTGGAGCTATAAAAGAGGCTACATCAGGAAGAGTTAAAGTTAAAATAGTTCCTATAGTTGGAAGTGAAATAGAAGAACTTATTAAAGAAAAGCCTTATTATGCAAAGGCTAAAATAGAGGCAAAAAATTATCCTAACGCAGTAAATGAAGAAGATATAGATTCAGTAGGGGTAAAGGCAACTTTTGTAACATCTGCTGAAGAAAGTGAAGAGATAGTATATGCTATCACTAAAGAAGTTTTCGAAAATTTTGAAGAATTCAAAAAACTTCACCCTGCATATTCAGTTTTAACTAAAGAAAGCATGTTACAGGGGTTATCTGCACCTCTTCATAAAGGAGCGATAAAATATTATAAAGAAGTTGGGTTAGATAAATTCATTAATTCTGATCTTATGTAA
- a CDS encoding aspartate aminotransferase family protein, giving the protein MINEEFKLYEKKTGNSRKMYEKACEVIPGGVSANIKYFEPHPIVMKKAGKSKLYDVDGNEYVDYLLCYGAMILGHGHTSVVEAVNKQLQVNGTAIFGTPHINETTMAKKIIELFSGIEMVRFTNSGTEATLFAIRMAMAYNGKSKIAKFEGHYHGGYDQVLLSVHPDIQKAGDAKEPKTIKESRGISDYYVNNTVILPFNDIESTKKILKKHADDISAVIMEPVQSGFIPADLEFMQELRKVTEELDILLIYDEVKTGFRLTLGGAQDIYGIKPDLTSLGKVLGGGFPVGAVGGKKEILEIVSPTGYGDILTPSASNDDKSLGLFHSGTYNGHPTVLAAGLATINELEKDNVMNSLIENTNYLREKLEGLYKSYNIPMQTVGMGSIFNIVLTDKKIKNYRDMNSADSKLRKEIDYALLELGVYSKPLNRYSMSTAHTIDDINFTINAHEKAIKRVMGRR; this is encoded by the coding sequence ATGATCAATGAGGAGTTTAAACTTTACGAGAAAAAAACTGGTAACTCTAGAAAGATGTATGAAAAGGCCTGTGAAGTTATACCAGGTGGTGTTTCAGCAAACATTAAATATTTCGAACCTCACCCGATAGTGATGAAAAAGGCGGGTAAATCCAAGCTCTATGATGTGGACGGGAACGAATATGTAGATTATTTACTGTGTTATGGGGCGATGATATTGGGTCATGGACATACTAGTGTTGTAGAAGCTGTAAATAAACAACTACAGGTCAACGGAACTGCAATATTTGGGACACCACATATAAATGAAACCACTATGGCAAAAAAAATAATTGAATTATTTTCTGGTATAGAAATGGTTAGGTTTACAAATTCCGGAACAGAAGCAACTTTATTTGCCATAAGAATGGCCATGGCTTATAATGGAAAATCTAAAATAGCAAAATTTGAAGGCCATTATCACGGTGGTTATGATCAGGTTTTACTAAGTGTACATCCAGATATTCAAAAAGCTGGTGATGCTAAAGAACCTAAAACAATTAAAGAATCAAGAGGTATCTCTGATTATTATGTAAACAACACTGTAATTTTACCTTTTAACGATATAGAATCAACAAAAAAAATACTAAAAAAACATGCAGATGATATTTCAGCGGTAATCATGGAGCCGGTACAAAGTGGATTTATACCTGCAGATCTTGAATTTATGCAAGAATTACGTAAAGTTACAGAAGAATTAGATATTTTACTAATATATGACGAGGTAAAAACAGGGTTTAGATTAACTCTTGGAGGAGCTCAAGACATCTACGGTATAAAGCCGGATCTGACTTCATTGGGGAAAGTTTTAGGAGGAGGTTTTCCAGTAGGAGCGGTAGGAGGGAAAAAAGAGATACTTGAAATTGTCAGCCCAACTGGATACGGAGATATACTTACACCTAGTGCCAGCAATGATGATAAATCTTTGGGTCTTTTTCACAGCGGTACCTATAACGGACATCCTACTGTATTGGCTGCAGGACTGGCAACGATCAATGAGCTAGAAAAAGATAATGTTATGAATTCTTTGATTGAAAATACCAACTACTTGAGAGAAAAACTAGAAGGATTATATAAATCCTATAATATTCCAATGCAAACAGTAGGTATGGGTAGTATCTTTAATATTGTCCTCACTGACAAAAAGATCAAAAATTATCGTGATATGAACTCTGCTGATAGTAAATTAAGAAAAGAGATTGATTATGCTTTATTAGAATTGGGAGTTTATTCTAAGCCTTTAAATAGATATTCGATGTCCACAGCTCATACTATTGATGATATAAACTTTACTATAAATGCACATGAAAAAGCTATAAAACGTGTTATGGGTCGACGTTAA
- a CDS encoding FAD-dependent oxidoreductase: MYTADMRELMKKVVETRSQRLGKDFPRMSPEEKIDVLNENHPDYTDKGFRVLKHGVNKGQRVPKELADLIEAKSKLENIDINLGKIDYDVDVLIIGGGGAGAAAALEADEKGAKVLITTKLRFGDANTMMAEGGIQAADKENDSPDKHYLDVMGGGHYTNVPELAAALVKDAPSAIKWLDDLGVMFDKEADGTMVTTHGGGTSRKRMHAAADYSGAEIMRVLRDEVRNKGIEVLEFSPVVELILDSDGKAAGAVLHDLETGRYLVARAKTVIMATGGAGRLHYQGFPTSNHYGATADGLVMGYRVGVELAFADTIQYHPTGVAYPAQIFGALVTEKVRSLGATPLNVDGEQFVYHLETRDVEASAIIRECNVKGKGLPTPSGGSGVWLDTPLIEIIHGEGTIEKRIPAMMRMYLKFGIDMRKEPILVYPTLHYQNGGLLIKENGETQVENLYVAGECAGGIHGKNRLMGNSLLDIIVFGRRAGKDAGEKYKSIEVKELTLDHIKKYSDEMKYNGVETDRVSPILLPSYTHGREEDEKN; this comes from the coding sequence ATGTACACGGCAGATATGAGGGAACTGATGAAAAAAGTAGTGGAAACACGTTCCCAAAGATTAGGAAAAGATTTTCCTAGGATGAGTCCTGAAGAAAAGATAGATGTTTTAAATGAAAATCATCCTGATTACACTGACAAGGGTTTCAGAGTTTTAAAGCACGGAGTAAATAAGGGACAGAGAGTTCCAAAAGAACTTGCTGATCTTATAGAGGCTAAGAGTAAGCTAGAAAATATAGATATAAACCTTGGAAAAATAGATTATGATGTAGACGTTTTGATTATAGGCGGAGGTGGAGCAGGAGCTGCTGCAGCTTTAGAAGCCGATGAAAAAGGTGCCAAGGTGCTCATAACAACGAAACTTCGTTTTGGAGATGCCAATACGATGATGGCTGAGGGTGGAATACAGGCTGCAGATAAAGAAAATGATTCCCCTGACAAACATTACTTGGATGTAATGGGAGGGGGACATTACACCAATGTACCTGAACTTGCAGCTGCTTTGGTAAAAGATGCTCCCTCTGCCATAAAATGGTTAGACGACCTAGGAGTAATGTTTGACAAGGAAGCAGACGGAACTATGGTAACAACTCACGGTGGAGGAACTTCAAGGAAAAGAATGCATGCGGCTGCAGACTACAGTGGAGCAGAGATAATGCGTGTGTTAAGAGATGAAGTGAGAAATAAAGGTATAGAGGTTTTAGAGTTCTCCCCTGTGGTAGAGCTGATTCTTGACAGCGACGGGAAAGCAGCAGGTGCAGTATTGCACGATCTTGAAACTGGTAGATACCTTGTGGCGAGAGCGAAAACTGTAATAATGGCAACTGGAGGAGCAGGAAGACTTCACTATCAGGGATTCCCTACATCTAACCACTATGGGGCCACAGCAGACGGTCTTGTGATGGGATACAGAGTAGGAGTAGAGCTGGCCTTTGCTGATACTATCCAGTATCATCCTACAGGAGTAGCTTATCCGGCTCAGATCTTCGGAGCCTTAGTTACGGAAAAAGTACGTAGCCTGGGAGCGACTCCTCTTAACGTAGACGGAGAGCAGTTTGTATATCATCTTGAGACAAGGGATGTAGAGGCTTCTGCAATAATAAGAGAGTGTAATGTCAAGGGAAAAGGGCTCCCTACTCCTAGTGGCGGGTCGGGTGTGTGGCTAGATACTCCACTTATTGAGATAATTCACGGAGAAGGGACTATAGAAAAGAGAATTCCAGCTATGATGAGAATGTATCTGAAATTCGGAATAGATATGAGAAAAGAACCTATTCTTGTATATCCTACTCTTCACTATCAGAATGGTGGATTGTTGATAAAGGAAAATGGAGAAACTCAGGTGGAAAACTTATATGTGGCAGGAGAATGTGCCGGAGGAATACACGGTAAAAACAGACTTATGGGTAATTCTTTATTGGATATAATAGTTTTCGGAAGAAGAGCCGGAAAGGATGCAGGGGAAAAGTATAAGAGTATAGAGGTAAAAGAACTTACTCTAGACCATATTAAGAAATATAGCGATGAGATGAAATATAACGGTGTTGAAACAGATAGAGTCTCGCCTATACTTTTACCTAGCTATACCCACGGAAGAGAAGAGGATGAAAAAAACTAG
- a CDS encoding 4Fe-4S dicluster domain-containing protein translates to MSKREMVDVYILGKKYTVPASLTIMDSMEYAGYKLTRGCGCRSGFCGACATIYRTEGQKELKVALACQTTVEDGMYFTQLPFFPGEKPAYDINELEPNADTMAKLYPEIYSCIGCNSCTKGCSQDLNVMQYIAYAQRGELEKCAHESFDCVACGICASRCPANITHYNVGLLARRLTGKYIAPQTQHLKDKVAMAEAGEYDEVMEDMMNKSIDELKELYNNRDITK, encoded by the coding sequence ATGTCTAAAAGAGAAATGGTTGATGTATATATATTAGGTAAAAAATATACCGTGCCTGCCAGCTTGACAATAATGGATTCAATGGAATATGCAGGATATAAACTGACTAGAGGGTGCGGATGCAGGTCTGGTTTCTGCGGGGCATGTGCAACAATATACAGGACAGAGGGTCAAAAGGAACTGAAGGTGGCACTGGCATGTCAGACCACAGTAGAAGACGGGATGTATTTCACTCAGCTGCCGTTTTTCCCTGGAGAAAAACCAGCTTATGATATAAATGAACTAGAACCAAATGCAGATACGATGGCTAAACTCTATCCAGAAATCTATAGCTGTATAGGGTGCAATTCATGTACAAAGGGATGTTCTCAGGATCTAAATGTAATGCAGTATATAGCCTATGCTCAGAGAGGGGAACTGGAAAAATGTGCTCATGAATCCTTTGACTGCGTGGCCTGTGGAATTTGTGCATCAAGATGTCCGGCTAATATAACTCATTATAATGTAGGACTTCTAGCCCGTCGTCTAACGGGAAAGTATATTGCACCGCAGACTCAGCATCTAAAAGATAAGGTAGCCATGGCAGAGGCCGGAGAATACGACGAGGTTATGGAAGATATGATGAACAAGAGTATCGATGAACTGAAAGAGTTATATAATAATAGAGATATAACAAAATAA
- a CDS encoding FAD/NAD(P)-binding protein gives MSCTCHDNDPLMPQIAVVEDVRVDTHDVTTFKIVNPDGGKPFEFMPGQCAMISAPPIGEAIFSITSSPTEEGYIECSIKRCGNVTDYLHQLEEGSEIGIRGPYGNNFPVEELKGKDLLFIAGGIGLAPLRSVINYAMANRKDYGKVDIVYGARTPEDLVHPKDIFEVWPEKDGTKVHLTVDKEVDTWKGHVGFVPSYVGELAFDTNKVALVCGPPIMIKYTLQSLEEIGFKKDQVYTTLELKMKCGFGKCGRCNIGDKYVCKDGPVFRCDEITELPDEY, from the coding sequence ATGAGTTGCACTTGTCACGACAACGATCCATTGATGCCTCAAATAGCAGTTGTAGAAGATGTGAGGGTAGACACCCACGATGTCACAACTTTTAAGATAGTTAATCCCGACGGAGGGAAACCTTTTGAATTTATGCCAGGACAATGTGCCATGATATCTGCACCTCCTATAGGGGAGGCAATATTTTCTATAACTTCCTCACCTACAGAAGAAGGATATATCGAATGCAGCATAAAAAGATGCGGAAATGTAACTGATTATCTTCACCAGCTTGAAGAGGGTTCTGAAATAGGAATAAGAGGGCCTTATGGAAATAATTTCCCGGTGGAAGAACTCAAGGGAAAAGATCTTCTATTCATCGCAGGAGGGATAGGGTTAGCTCCTCTTCGTTCTGTTATAAACTATGCCATGGCTAACCGAAAAGACTATGGGAAGGTGGATATAGTATACGGAGCACGTACTCCTGAAGACCTTGTACATCCAAAGGATATATTTGAAGTCTGGCCGGAAAAGGATGGGACAAAAGTTCATCTTACTGTGGACAAAGAGGTAGATACCTGGAAAGGACATGTGGGATTTGTACCTAGCTATGTGGGAGAGCTAGCCTTTGATACAAATAAGGTTGCCTTGGTCTGCGGACCACCTATAATGATAAAATACACCCTTCAGTCCTTAGAGGAAATAGGGTTTAAAAAGGACCAGGTCTATACTACCCTAGAGCTTAAGATGAAATGTGGATTTGGTAAATGCGGACGTTGTAATATAGGGGATAAATATGTGTGTAAAGACGGTCCTGTGTTCAGATGCGATGAGATCACAGAACTACCAGATGAATATTAA
- a CDS encoding 4Fe-4S dicluster domain-containing protein, which produces MKKISKDKLPQLWQKISGDFDLFLPVEKDKTLNFSMWEDGEKVNLKKLRTNMPLKNIVFPQTETYLKFKNEGKKLSLKSVAAQGDNYVVFGARPCDIASFKLLDNIFLREPVDTYYKAHRDKGTIISLGCNDPEETCFCGSFGIEPDSAPKDADIALWDIGSELLWKSQSEKGEALTISVMDLLEDAGEENEKKLKEIQNEIKEKMEELPFSKIDPSKIEGTQQEIFDKEEMWNEFSERCLACGTCSYVCPTCHCYDVKDYDGGKSGERFRCWDSCMSSDFTLMAHGNPRTSQMQRVRQRFMHKLVYYPKNHEGVYSCVGCGRCVDKCPVHLDIVKVIKKLGGEK; this is translated from the coding sequence ATGAAAAAAATATCAAAAGATAAATTGCCTCAGTTGTGGCAAAAAATCAGTGGTGATTTTGATCTGTTTCTCCCTGTTGAAAAAGATAAAACACTTAATTTTTCCATGTGGGAAGATGGAGAAAAGGTGAATCTGAAAAAATTGAGAACCAATATGCCTCTTAAAAATATTGTTTTTCCTCAAACGGAAACCTACCTTAAATTTAAAAATGAGGGTAAAAAACTAAGTCTTAAGAGTGTTGCCGCCCAGGGAGACAATTATGTAGTCTTCGGAGCAAGACCTTGTGACATAGCAAGTTTTAAACTTCTTGATAATATATTTTTGAGAGAGCCTGTGGACACTTATTATAAGGCTCACAGAGACAAAGGAACAATAATATCATTGGGATGTAATGACCCTGAAGAAACTTGTTTTTGCGGGTCTTTCGGGATAGAACCTGATTCGGCTCCAAAAGATGCTGACATAGCTCTGTGGGATATTGGTTCTGAACTTCTTTGGAAGTCTCAGAGTGAAAAGGGAGAGGCTCTAACTATTAGTGTTATGGATCTTTTGGAAGATGCCGGGGAAGAAAATGAGAAAAAACTCAAAGAGATACAAAATGAGATAAAAGAGAAGATGGAAGAACTTCCTTTTTCAAAAATAGATCCTTCCAAAATAGAGGGAACTCAGCAGGAAATATTTGATAAAGAAGAGATGTGGAACGAGTTCAGTGAAAGATGTCTCGCCTGCGGAACGTGTTCTTATGTATGTCCTACCTGTCATTGTTATGATGTAAAAGACTATGACGGTGGGAAAAGCGGAGAAAGATTCCGTTGCTGGGATTCGTGTATGTCCTCTGATTTTACACTTATGGCTCATGGAAATCCGCGAACAAGCCAGATGCAGAGGGTAAGACAGAGGTTTATGCATAAACTTGTCTATTATCCTAAAAATCATGAAGGAGTCTATTCATGTGTAGGCTGCGGAAGATGTGTGGACAAATGTCCTGTTCATTTGGATATAGTAAAAGTTATCAAAAAATTAGGCGGTGAAAAATAA
- a CDS encoding 4Fe-4S dicluster domain-containing protein — MGKIGEKIRETAKRALENKEVDKVLAWKKGDLWYDSHPAFIAKVEDIDSIVWDSFCVNNLSKYLIKELQKNDKVGIFVKGCDSTSFNQLLKDNRVNRKRVVLYGIPCEGMIDPEKIKDLELNKGLKKVTRCGDTVTLVTKDGDKNISAESVEYDKCALCLYPNPVVYDELMGEKVAREVSIDDRFKGVEEIEAMSPDERYDFWAEQFKKCIRCNACRDICPACSCVKCIFDNNDADLSGKARVESEDAFFHMIRAYHVAGRCVDCGECARVCPSGIPLDKLNRKIIKDINENYGEFDAGSDSTTAAPLVTFEVNDRDTFKKGGK, encoded by the coding sequence ATGGGAAAGATAGGGGAAAAGATAAGGGAAACTGCAAAACGTGCCCTTGAAAATAAAGAAGTAGATAAAGTACTGGCGTGGAAAAAAGGAGACTTGTGGTATGACTCACACCCTGCCTTTATTGCTAAAGTTGAGGATATAGATTCTATCGTATGGGATTCTTTCTGTGTAAATAATCTGAGCAAGTATCTTATAAAGGAACTTCAAAAAAATGATAAAGTTGGTATTTTTGTAAAGGGATGTGACTCTACTTCTTTTAACCAATTGTTAAAAGACAACAGGGTAAACAGAAAACGAGTGGTGCTCTACGGAATACCTTGTGAAGGAATGATAGACCCTGAGAAAATAAAAGATCTTGAATTGAATAAAGGTTTAAAAAAAGTTACACGTTGCGGAGATACAGTTACTCTAGTGACTAAGGACGGCGATAAAAATATATCTGCCGAAAGTGTAGAGTATGATAAATGTGCACTGTGTCTTTATCCTAATCCTGTAGTTTATGATGAACTTATGGGAGAAAAAGTAGCAAGAGAAGTAAGTATAGATGACAGGTTTAAGGGAGTAGAAGAGATAGAAGCCATGTCTCCCGATGAACGTTATGATTTTTGGGCAGAACAGTTTAAAAAATGTATAAGATGTAATGCTTGCCGTGATATATGCCCTGCATGCAGCTGTGTAAAGTGTATATTTGACAATAATGATGCAGATTTGTCTGGGAAAGCAAGAGTAGAGAGTGAAGATGCCTTTTTCCATATGATAAGAGCCTACCATGTGGCAGGACGTTGTGTGGATTGCGGCGAATGTGCAAGAGTATGTCCGTCGGGGATACCTTTAGACAAACTTAATCGTAAAATAATAAAAGATATAAATGAGAATTATGGGGAATTTGATGCAGGATCGGATTCTACGACTGCAGCCCCTCTTGTGACCTTTGAGGTTAATGATAGAGACACATTTAAAAAAGGAGGGAAATGA
- a CDS encoding hydrogenase iron-sulfur subunit, with amino-acid sequence MSVEFKPLIVAFCCNWCSYAGADLAGNSRLNYPANVKIIRVPCSCRVNANFVLRAFQRGADGVVIAGCHPGDCHYSTGNYYTRRRFSLVTNLMEYMGIENGRFKVDWISAAEANKFASVMNEVLENVHKLGPNRKLRDARWER; translated from the coding sequence ATGTCAGTAGAATTTAAACCCTTGATAGTTGCCTTTTGCTGCAACTGGTGTAGTTATGCAGGGGCTGATCTAGCTGGGAATAGCAGACTGAACTATCCTGCAAATGTAAAAATAATAAGAGTTCCATGTTCATGCAGAGTAAATGCCAACTTTGTATTAAGAGCCTTTCAAAGAGGTGCAGACGGGGTAGTTATCGCAGGGTGTCATCCTGGAGACTGCCATTATTCTACGGGGAACTATTATACCAGAAGACGGTTTTCCCTTGTGACCAATCTTATGGAATATATGGGAATAGAAAACGGAAGGTTTAAGGTTGACTGGATATCTGCTGCAGAGGCAAATAAATTTGCAAGTGTTATGAATGAGGTTTTAGAGAATGTTCATAAACTTGGTCCAAACAGAAAGTTGAGGGATGCAAGATGGGAAAGATAG